The following are encoded in a window of Fulvia fulva chromosome 7, complete sequence genomic DNA:
- a CDS encoding Oxidoreductase aflX encodes MPSYAILGATGNIGRSILEVLLQSPDNHINAYCRFKQKLYKLMPVVKHNKQVDVFEGELSDINLLARCLIGTTAAFQAVAVDGNQPGCTIAQDTSRRVTTALEHLKANGHRLPKLVVTSSSSTDHSLLSNVPSFFRNMLYRAFSHTYDDLLAAEKFIRSKDDLISATFVKPGALTSQPQVGHELSLEVAKSPLSYLDLAAGMIELADDSSERYDMKGVAVNSAVKVPFPRESPMKIFKGLLCHFFPWLYPYIG; translated from the coding sequence ATGCCTTCATACGCAATACTGGGAGCCACTGGCAATATCGGCAGATCGATTCTGGAAGTCCTCCTTCAATCGCCAGACAATCACATCAATGCATACTGCCGCTTCAAACAGAAATTGTACAAGCTAATGCCGGTCGTTAAGCACAACAAACAAGTCGACGTCTTCGAAGGCGAGCTATCAGACATCAACCTTCTGGCCAGGTGTTTGATCGGCACAACGGCAGCCTTCCAAGCCGTCGCTGTAGACGGCAACCAACCAGGCTGCACGATCGCTCAAGACACTTCGCGGCGCGTTACTACTGCTCTCGAACATCTCAAGGCCAACGGACACCGCCTTCCAAAGCTCGTCGTCACCTCCTCATCCTCCACAGACCACAGTCTGTTGTCTAATGTCCCATCCTTCTTCCGCAACATGCTATACCGAGCTTTCTCCCATACCTATGACGACCTCCTGGCGGCTGAGAAGTTTATTCGATCCAAGGACGATCTGATCTCAGCGACTTTTGTTAAGCCTGGTGCTTTGACGAGTCAGCCTCAGGTCGGCCATGAGTTGAGTCTGGAAGTGGCAAAGTCACCGCTATCGTATCTGGATCTGGCGGCGGGGATGATAGAGCTCGCCGATGATAGCAGTGAGCGGTATGACATGAAAGGAGTTGCAGTCAACAGCGCAGTCAAGGTGCCGTTTCCCCGGGAGTCCCCGATGAAGATCTTCAAAGGACTTTTGTGTCACTTCTTTCCGTGGTTGTATCCCTATATTGGATGA
- a CDS encoding Actin-related protein 2/3 complex subunit 5, whose protein sequence is MAQINWRSINVDALDPESSYNFDLTTLTPAIEPISTADVQTLAGQIRQLSRGGNAEGALRGALENPPYGADDQGKQLHLQTVIEILQSIRQAEMTPILQRIYQSEGGSEVCDTLMKYLYKGMAQGQPSSTGARNVTPQPTGFSQVGGRNFGGGEGGGQAMSVLLSWHEKLVEMAGPGSIVRVMSDRRTV, encoded by the exons ATGGCCCAGATCAACTGGAGATCAATCAACGTCGACGCCCTAGACCCCGAATCGTCCTACAACTTCGACCTCACAACCCTCACACCCGCCATCGAACCCATTTCCACCGCAGACGTCCAGACCCTCGCCGGCCAGATACGGCAACTATCAAGAGGAGGCAACGCAGAAGGTGCATTGCGAGGCGCACTCGAGAACCCTCCCTACGGCGCAGACGATCAGGGCAAA CAACTGCACCTCCAAACCGTGATAGAAATCCTCCAATCAATACGACAAGCCGAAATGACGCCTATCCTCCAACGCATATATCAGTCCGAAGGTGGATCGGAGGTGTGCGATACGTTGATGAAGTACCTATACAAGGGCATGGCGCAGGGACAGCCTTCCTCGACGGGGGCGAGGAATGTTACGCCCCAGCCGACGGGGTTCTCGCAGGTGGGTGGGAGGAACTTTGGGGGTGGAGAGGGAGGGGGGCAGGCTATGAGTGTTTTGCTTAGTTGGCATGAGAAG CTTGTGGAGATGGCTGGACCGGGTAGTATTGTGAGAGTCATGTCGGATCGGAGGACTGTCTGA
- a CDS encoding Methyltransferase, with protein MAAVSAQTPVIKHHGDSSSHYPLSNDTMERERLHFQHEAVMALMEQEPIHAPILGHPVKKIIDIGCGVNADMTKVLAQRFPVAKVYGVDLSAIDAEGVASNVEFIRGNIANLIGVDERLTPGSADYVFSRFLVAGIDDWEAHIKAVARLLAPGGWLEMHDLKVLHWYSLQTGECLSREWEWLKSLEKREPTSDKSDLHGIKDWKGWFRSAGLNDVVVKPYRLRYEPTPIPEEPAAELYAQHGTTMSWISFGTSCERWFPGPENAEKRRHLIEGCKQNLRGEKGKHLPIVAVWGQKPGN; from the exons ATGGCCGCCGTTTCAGCACAAACCCCTGTCATCAAACACCATGGCGATAGCTCATCTCATTATCCTCTGTCGAATGA CACTATGGAGCGAGAACGTCTCCATTTCCAACATGAAGCAGTAATGGCGTTGATGGAGCAAGAGCCGATCCACGCTCCAATCCTCGGCCACCCAGTCAAGAAAATCATAGACATCGGCTGTGGTGTGAACGCTGATATGACGAAAGTCCTCGCACAGAGATTTCCGGTGGCCAAGGTATACGGCGTAGATCTCTCAGCAATTGACGCCGAAGGCGTTGCCAGCAATGTCGAATTCATTCGCGGGAATATTGCGAATTTGATTGGAGTTGACGAGAGGCTAACTCCAGGCAGTGCTGACTATGTCTTCAGCCGGTTCCTCGTAGCCGGGATTGATGACTGGGAGGCTCACATCAAGGCTGTAGCGAGGTTGTTAGCGCCTGGTGGGTGGTTGGAGATGCATGATCTCAAAGTGTTGCATTGGTACAGCCTCCAGACGGGCGAATGTCTGTCACGCGAATGGGAGTGGTTGAAGTCCCTCGAGAAGCGGGAACCGACGTCGGACAAGAGCGATCTGCATGGTATCAAAGACTGGAAGGGGTGGTTCAGAAGTGCTGGCTTGAATGATGTCGTCGTGAAGCCATACCGTCTTAGATACGAGCCGACCCCGATTCCTGAAGAGCCAGCTGCTGAGCTGTATGCGCAGCACGGGACGACGATGTCCTGGATCAGTTTCGGTACGTCATGCGAGCGCTGGTTTCCAGGTCCTGAGAACGCCGAGAAGAGGCGCCACTTGATTGAGGGGTGCAAGCAGAACTTGAGGGGCGAGAAGGGTAAGCATTTGCCCATCGTTGCGGTTTGGGGCCAGAAGCCGGGCAACTAG